The Brachyhypopomus gauderio isolate BG-103 chromosome 1, BGAUD_0.2, whole genome shotgun sequence genome includes the window tcaattcgcgggccggatctggctcgcgggccttgactttgacatatgtgatttaaaccatgagccgcgacggcttgcacgggggaaagagcagcctcgcgtggtgtcgtgcacctctcgaattttgcaacttcgcgcgcgccgcgcctcagcgcaatgaacaatgtcatgtttgccgggttcatacacctatacaaggtggaattaaagcacttgtacctcactttaaaggtccagttcaatatttctcagcacgttaaaacttaattaagttaaatatttatacatatactcaaaataattcgcttttttaatcacactttcaaaacgcccaatcttaacgtcttcacgttctctcatgtttcgtcctggaattacaaaaggctcgtatttgttaacgtaatacaagagaactgttcagtcagacagatatttgttgtgaaacgaagtagttacaatttcaacattttcaagtactttagcctaaattgcagcacttttcacatctgaaaaagcaacattaaaattcgtgttcattcccctgaaaaaaatgttcattcccctgttttttattaccacatatcgtttcggacaatgctgcgcggcaagtatttaaatgcttccgccgttcgcacaggtttaggagaaccaagttagcctaaccgctaacggctaataaaataatttaagcaacacctatgtaagaggtgagtaacattaaagcaacgaaaaaccacagttaagcaaatattaccatgtggaagtcagtttaaactcagaagagtgtttaccagtatacctgtctttcactcacactaacagaacatatactgccgaactgaaccatttggggcggtctgccgatttttatatgactcaaagagccaatcaggaataagcaagtaaatatcttcacgctgtaaagcaaaatgcattttgtgatttacccggccttcgaagtgtgtggccaccgtgggctgcggtctacgcagtctacgtaggctgcagcccctgaattgagatgcagccaGTGTTTAGATGGCTCCGAGATTTCACTCTGGTGCTTTTCACAAAATGGAAGTTGGATCTTGTTTTGAGATGTTAATCTGAAGCACATAGTTTACTATTGATGCCATGGTAACCATATAACttaaattgtttttattatgCTGTACACTAGGTAAATATTTAGTGACTCATTAGTGTGATTTACGTAGTGGAGAATTTCAGACATCTGATGTAAAATGGTGGTATGAACCTCTGGGTATTGGGTGGTGCTTCATGATTTAATGTAGAATAGTACTATATTGGTCTGATGAGCATTGGAAGCACATTTGATCTCTGTGATGTGCTGTTGGGCTGCTTCATAATGCCAGTTTGTTCCTGATATGCAGTGAAATTTATTCATCACTTCCTTAATGCTCTTTCAGATGTATCAGAAAGATTGTGGATCTGACAGAGGATCAAGGGCAAATGAGAGTAGCCTCGATATTATagaagaatgcatgtaaagttatGATCTTAACCTAAACCCATACCCGTATCTTTAATACCATCCTTTCTTTTCAGTGGGTTTCAGTGACTGTAGTGGAAGGTCGCGCATGGTGTTTGACACCACTGATAAGTGGTTTGAGGTGGCCACTGATGGAACAGTGAAGTTGAAGAGGCAGGTCACTCTTCATGAGGGTCACAAGATGTTCTCTGTCCACGCCTGGGACTCCACAGGCAAGAGACACACTGCGTACGTGAGGGTGGAACATGAGGGTGGAAGAGGCCAACAGGAATACACTGAGGCAGTGGGACCTGCACAGGTACTGCACCAACACAGCCTGACCTCTGCTGGACAAAACAGGAATTGTGACACATgctggattttttttctttatctttTCCATTAGCAATTTACCCATGACTtcctatttatttttttgaagACTTGGTGTTGGTTTGATATTGATATATGAACAGCCAATAATCTTTTACACTTGATTACAGATAATTACATCCCAACTCAAGTGATGCTTGCCTGGAGTTGTATGAAGTGCATGCTGTTAGAAGACAGAATTTGAGTCCCACTGATATACGATGGTGGTGTCTTGTGTACACAGCATCAGATGCTGTACACCAGCCTTATTTACACACGGTTCtgtttatgtatttgtgtgttgtgCTAAAGGTGgcagttttgtttgtgtgaaaaTGAAACAACTAAATGTAATGTATGGGGaggattatattattatattatctcTTTCTTTATTCTGCAGCCTGAATCCCCCTCAACTGTCTTGTTTCTGGATTTTCTAAAATCTTCTGTGGGGTTGAGGAGGTTACAGGGATGCATGCTGATCCCTCCATTGTCCTTTCAAGAAAATGACATTGGTCCTTTCCCTAAAAAGATGCCGTTCAAGGTGTGTGCTGTTTGAGTAACATGGATGAAACTTTTCTTTTATACATGATGTTTTTTTGTACTTAATTGCTGCATTTTTGTCCAGATCAAGTCAATATTTGCTAAGGAATCTCCGCTGTGGTACAGCATCACTGATGAAGGAGCAGACCAACCTCCTGAGAACCTTTTCACTGTGGATAGGAACACTGGCTGGATGTATGTTACAAAGACTCTAGACAGGGAGAAAAAAGACAAGTATCAGGTAGGAGACATTTTGTTTCCTACTAATTCTAATGATACATGGCATATTGTTTTTGCTTAAACAAGATTCAGTGTGTTCTGCTGAAGGAGgctttgtttctgttctgattaATGCACAGTTTGAATGAACCTGTTCTGACATCAGTTTGCATGTTCTTTTCTGCTTTTTCTAGCTTCAAGTTCAAGCAGTTGCTGAAGATGGAAGTGTAAAGGAGCTAATAGATATTGAAATTGTTGTTATTGACCAGAATGATAACAAGCCTGTCTTCACCCAAGATACATTCCTAGGCAGTGTACCTGAAGTTTCAAATATAGGTAGCTATTTGTGCCTATTTAGTGTAATGAAGTAGTTGGTGATGGCTGGTATTTGTTACATTTATTATTCTCTGCTCATAATGTCATGATCATTGTTTCACTGAAGGGTTTGAGATCATGACGGTCACAGCCACTGATGCAGACGACCCCAACACTGACAATGCTGATGTCAGATACACCATCCTCAGTCAGATTCCAGCACTGCCATATCCAAACATGTTCACCATCAACTCCGTCAGTGGGGCGATTCTAGTGGAGCCTGAAGGACTGGACAGAGAGGTGAGTGCAGAAATCAGGTTTATGAATGTTTAGATTTAATGTGGAATGAGATCATAAATAATTTTCATCATGATCTTTCAGAAATATCCTGAATACACACTGGAGCTCCAAGCTGCAGATTTACAGGGTAAAGGCCTCACAGGCAAAGGAAAAGCTATTATTACTGTAACCGACAGCAATGACCATGCACCTCAGTTTGAGAAGACCTCGGTAAGAAAAGTGACCGCTTCCAAATACTGAAAGTTTTGTATAAATTATCCAGGTAGCTGCATCTGTTGATGACTTACGATTGATTCATTGAATACACTACCAGtcaagtttggacacacctactcTGTTAATTTGTATTATTTGTGACATTTCAAAAAAAGGGGAAGATGCCAAACTCAAGAAAGAAAACATGTTATGCGCCAAATTAGATTCTTTGAAGTAACCATCCTACATTTTGATGAGAGCTTTGCACGTTCTTTGTGTTCTGTTAACCAGCttcatgaagcagcacctatgatgctATTTCATCTGTCCTGAAGACCTTCTCACATGTAGAGGAAAGAGCTAGAgcttattttgtgtgtgtgcgcgcgtgttgAATGATTCCATATATAAGAACACCTTTTCCAAATTATATTTCTTGTAAACAAATTTTACAAAAGATTAAAATGTCCTTTACTATTAAGAACATGCATTTAgtcaggtgtgtccaaacttttgatTGTTAAAATACCTGTAAATGGGGTTTAAACCCATCCTATAAGAAAATAATGTAATTTAAACATTTCATATTGTTTTCATATCGGTAATGAAGCTTCATTGTCTTTCAGTATAATGTGTCCGTCCCAGAGAATAAAATGGGAGCTGTGGTGGTGAAAATGCCAGTGACTGATGGGGATGAACCTCAGTCACCTGCCTGGGCAGCACAGTTCAGGATTATTAATGGAAACAGTGGTGGGTTTTTCAACATTAGCACAGGACCAAACAAACAGGAGGGCATCATTACTACTGTCAAGGTACTGCACCCCTGAAACTGGTTTGCTAACATGAtcaggtttgtttgtttgaatgaTGCTTGAAtttattgcttttatttttgtattgtgTTTAGCCGTTGGACTTTGAGAGAAACAGCAGGTACACTCTGTCGGTGATCGCTGAGAATGAGGTTCAGTTTGCCAAACCTCTGACCACCTCCACTGCCACAGTCACTGTGAATGTTATTGATGTGAATGAGGCTCCAGTGTTTGACCCAGAGAAGAAGACAATCTCCATATCTGAAAATCAGGAGGTTGGCAGTGATCTAACAGTGTACACCGCTAATGATCCTGACATGGCAAAGTCTCAGAAAGTCACGTAAGGGTTTCCTCAGAGCCTTTAATGTTGTAGCTGCTGTTTATCTGTAGTCCATaactgtgtctgtatctgtgtgtggttgtagtGCTAGAGATTAGACTTTCTCTCTGCTGCATGAGCATTGCTGGAGTAATCGGAGGTCATGCTGTATGTTTCAGGTATCGTGTAGGTAGTGATCCTGCCGGCTGGCTGAATGTGGACAAAGAGACTGGAGTGATCAGGGTCAAGAGTGACATGGACAGAGAGTCTCATGTTGTGAAAGATGGCAGATACGAAGCTCTGATCTTGGCCATGGATAATGGTAATTTCATTTCCCCGTGTTTTCTTCAGAAGAAACATTTATCAGAGTAGTGCCTTCTAAAAgctttttgtttttgcagaTCCAGTTCCAACAACTGGTACAGGGACCCTTGTGATTGAGCTGCAGGATGTAAATGACAATCCTCCTGTCATTGAGGAGAGATCCTTCAAATTGTGCAACAAGCAGTCGGCTCCAGTGCTGCTGTCTGTGTCTGACAAGGACGGGCCTGGCTTCACTTCTCCATATAATGCAGATCTTGTGGGAGATGGCCACAAAAACTGGACTGTCAGGATGAACAGCAGTagtaagctgtgtgtgtgtgtgtgtccacgttATTTATGTTGGTCTTTTGAGCTTCTAGCAAATGTGCTTTGATTTGTGTGCAGGAACTGGAATCATACTTGAACTCAAGACCCCACTGGAACATGGAGACTACAATATTGTTATGAGGGTATTTGACAGTGGTGGTCTCTTCCAGGACAACAGTGTGCAGGCCTCTGTATGTGACTGCACAGGAAATGAAGTCAATTGTCCACACATAGGCGAGGCAGGCTTAGAACTGTCCGCCATCCTCGGAATTCTTGGGGCCATTTTAGCTCTTATGTGTAAGACATTTTTTGCTGATCCCCTTCAAGTACAATTCTAAGGTGATGTCTGGTGTCTGAGTTGTTAGGTGGCCATTGGTGttgatggtagtgtgtgtgttgtcgtcCACTCTAGTGCTGGTCCTTGTGCTGCTGCTCTTCTTGAGGAGGAAGAGTTTTAAGAAGCTGGCTGACGTGTACTGAGGAGGACAGGACtggggcagccatgtggagttCGTCCATGTGTTGCCAAAGTTCGACCAGCTTCATTTTTCCCCCTAA containing:
- the LOC143475182 gene encoding cadherin-1-like, with the protein product MERRVGIGVVFFLLQVLSSALAESPPCSPGFDSELFVFRVHREHLHRGKRLGKVGFSDCSGRSRMVFDTTDKWFEVATDGTVKLKRQVTLHEGHKMFSVHAWDSTGKRHTAYVRVEHEGGRGQQEYTEAVGPAQPESPSTVLFLDFLKSSVGLRRLQGCMLIPPLSFQENDIGPFPKKMPFKIKSIFAKESPLWYSITDEGADQPPENLFTVDRNTGWMYVTKTLDREKKDKYQLQVQAVAEDGSVKELIDIEIVVIDQNDNKPVFTQDTFLGSVPEVSNIGFEIMTVTATDADDPNTDNADVRYTILSQIPALPYPNMFTINSVSGAILVEPEGLDREKYPEYTLELQAADLQGKGLTGKGKAIITVTDSNDHAPQFEKTSYNVSVPENKMGAVVVKMPVTDGDEPQSPAWAAQFRIINGNSGGFFNISTGPNKQEGIITTVKPLDFERNSRYTLSVIAENEVQFAKPLTTSTATVTVNVIDVNEAPVFDPEKKTISISENQEVGSDLTVYTANDPDMAKSQKVTYRVGSDPAGWLNVDKETGVIRVKSDMDRESHVVKDGRYEALILAMDNDPVPTTGTGTLVIELQDVNDNPPVIEERSFKLCNKQSAPVLLSVSDKDGPGFTSPYNADLVGDGHKNWTVRMNSSRTGIILELKTPLEHGDYNIVMRVFDSGGLFQDNSVQASVCDCTGNEVNCPHIGEAGLELSAILGILGAILALMLLVLVLLLFLRRKSFKKLADVY